From the Nocardiopsis changdeensis genome, one window contains:
- a CDS encoding YgfZ/GcvT domain-containing protein, which produces MTSPLLSTPGAVGADSPDSGVAAHYGDPAHEGRAIERSSAWVDRSNRGVVTVTGPDRLTWLNDLTSQLTRGLAPGTGTEALVLDTQGHLRHHLSLVDDGTTTWIHTEPGEGAALAKFLDSMRFMLRVEVADLGGERAVLTLVGPEAARALESVDLDGVPVRVSPDGTDLFLPAERLTAVAEALTAAGTRPAGMWAYEAYRIEHHRVRPGLDTDERTIPHEVDWVGDARPVALDKGCYPGQETVARVHNLGRPPRRLVMLHLDGTAERLPAVGSPIELDGRTVGRVGTSARHHELGPIALGVVKRSAPTDADLLVEGIAAGQEVVVDPDTGANAKIDLRRRPR; this is translated from the coding sequence ATGACTTCGCCGCTGCTGAGCACACCGGGCGCCGTGGGCGCCGACTCCCCCGACTCCGGGGTCGCCGCGCACTACGGCGACCCGGCCCACGAGGGCCGCGCCATCGAGCGGTCGAGCGCGTGGGTGGACCGGAGCAACCGGGGTGTGGTGACGGTGACCGGCCCCGACCGGCTCACCTGGCTGAACGACCTCACCAGCCAGCTCACCCGGGGGCTGGCCCCCGGGACCGGCACCGAGGCGCTGGTCCTGGACACGCAGGGGCACCTGCGCCACCACCTGTCGCTGGTGGACGACGGCACCACGACGTGGATCCACACCGAGCCCGGCGAGGGCGCGGCCCTGGCGAAGTTCCTGGACTCGATGCGGTTCATGCTGCGGGTCGAGGTGGCGGACCTGGGCGGGGAGCGCGCCGTGCTGACCCTGGTGGGCCCGGAGGCGGCGCGGGCGCTGGAGTCCGTCGACCTGGACGGCGTCCCGGTGCGCGTCTCGCCGGACGGGACCGACCTGTTCCTGCCCGCCGAGCGGCTGACGGCGGTCGCCGAGGCGCTGACGGCCGCCGGGACCCGGCCCGCCGGGATGTGGGCCTACGAGGCGTACCGGATCGAGCACCACCGGGTGCGCCCGGGACTGGACACCGACGAGCGCACCATCCCGCACGAGGTGGACTGGGTGGGCGACGCGCGGCCGGTGGCCCTGGACAAGGGCTGCTACCCGGGCCAGGAGACGGTGGCCCGCGTGCACAACCTGGGCAGGCCGCCGCGGCGGCTGGTCATGCTGCACCTGGACGGCACCGCCGAGCGGCTGCCGGCGGTGGGCTCGCCCATCGAGCTGGACGGCCGCACCGTCGGTCGGGTGGGCACCTCGGCCCGCCACCACGAACTGGGGCCCATCGCCCTGGGGGTCGTCAAGCGGTCCGCGCCGACCGACGCCGACCTGCTGGTGGAGGGGATCGCCGCGGGCCAGGAGGTCGTGGTGGACCCGGACACCGGCGCCAACGCCAAGATCGACCTGCGCCGCCGCCCCCGCTAG
- a CDS encoding FABP family protein, whose translation MHADVHPDLAKLSFLLGRWEGVGVAGYADEEEFQFGQEIVFEHRPDLPYLEYRSSAWRMNADGTLGDLVTEESGYWRALSEEDTANREEGAPVIHLEVLITHNEGFLESYAGNVFANRVEMATDAVLHTSTGLDVTASHRLYGLFGDNRETLGYAWDLAARGHSLRSYMSAQLKQVAKGAEEG comes from the coding sequence ATGCACGCTGATGTACACCCCGATCTGGCGAAACTGTCCTTCCTGCTCGGCCGCTGGGAGGGCGTCGGCGTCGCCGGATACGCCGACGAGGAGGAGTTCCAGTTCGGCCAGGAGATCGTGTTCGAGCACCGGCCGGACCTGCCCTACCTGGAGTACCGCAGCTCGGCCTGGCGGATGAACGCGGACGGGACCCTGGGCGACCTGGTCACCGAGGAGTCCGGCTACTGGCGGGCGCTGTCGGAGGAGGACACGGCGAACCGCGAGGAGGGCGCCCCGGTGATCCACCTGGAGGTGCTCATCACGCACAACGAGGGCTTCCTCGAGTCGTACGCGGGCAACGTCTTCGCGAACCGGGTGGAGATGGCCACGGACGCGGTGCTGCACACCTCCACCGGCCTGGACGTGACGGCCTCGCACCGGCTCTACGGCCTGTTCGGCGACAACCGGGAGACCCTGGGCTACGCCTGGGACCTGGCGGCGCGCGGCCACTCGCTGCGCTCGTACATGTCGGCCCAGCTCAAGCAGGTCGCCAAGGGCGCCGAGGAGGGCTAG
- a CDS encoding E3 ubiquitin ligase family protein: MLLVIGSVLLVAALVLLPLAALALRRWRRQLGLARLEPAALAARNGQRVTLTGIAAPGPAGAVASGLAGVECVWHGHEVLRHYLPLQQEGAVQERTCDSIADYGSEDLFGLVAEGRPLDGERIFVDPRDAPRPRDAELCLKRVVGRPQPGVASPADDLLPRVRGRISGVFRGETIEFEYREWVVRPGARVRVTGELRARDGRIVLTAPSDGALTVEHGVVEGPRHASPRRREALLVTVAFAVTALSGVLLVLLGL, translated from the coding sequence GTGTTACTGGTGATCGGTTCTGTGCTGCTCGTGGCCGCTCTGGTCCTGCTTCCGCTCGCGGCCCTGGCCCTGCGCCGCTGGCGTCGCCAGCTGGGGCTGGCCAGGCTGGAGCCGGCGGCCCTGGCCGCCCGGAACGGGCAGCGCGTCACGCTCACCGGGATCGCCGCCCCCGGGCCCGCCGGGGCGGTCGCCTCCGGGCTGGCCGGCGTGGAGTGCGTCTGGCACGGCCACGAGGTCCTGCGCCACTACCTGCCCCTCCAGCAGGAGGGCGCGGTGCAGGAGCGCACCTGCGACTCCATCGCCGACTACGGCTCCGAGGACCTGTTCGGCCTGGTCGCCGAGGGGCGGCCGCTGGACGGCGAGCGGATCTTCGTCGACCCCCGCGACGCCCCCCGCCCGCGGGACGCCGAGCTGTGCCTGAAGCGCGTCGTGGGCCGCCCCCAGCCCGGGGTCGCCTCGCCCGCCGACGACCTGCTGCCCCGGGTGCGCGGGCGCATCTCCGGGGTGTTCCGCGGCGAGACCATCGAGTTCGAGTACCGCGAGTGGGTCGTCCGGCCCGGCGCGCGCGTGCGCGTCACCGGCGAGCTGCGGGCCCGGGACGGCCGCATCGTCCTGACGGCGCCGAGCGACGGCGCCCTCACCGTCGAACACGGCGTGGTCGAGGGGCCCCGGCACGCCTCCCCGCGCCGCCGCGAGGCGCTGCTGGTCACGGTCGCCTTCGCGGTGACGGCCCTGTCCGGGGTGCTCCTGGTCCTGCTGGGGCTGTGA
- a CDS encoding DsrE family protein, with protein sequence MPPSLVIKVTAGADDPERCNQGFTVAATAVASGVPVSLWLTGEASWFAVPGRAEEFSLPHAAPLADLLAGVLAAGSVTVCTQCAARRGLTEDDLLEGARIAGAAAFVEEITADGARPLVY encoded by the coding sequence ATGCCCCCTTCCCTAGTGATCAAGGTCACGGCCGGCGCCGACGACCCCGAACGCTGCAACCAGGGCTTCACCGTCGCCGCCACCGCCGTGGCCTCCGGCGTGCCCGTCTCCCTCTGGCTCACCGGCGAGGCCTCCTGGTTCGCCGTCCCGGGCCGGGCCGAGGAGTTCTCCCTCCCGCACGCCGCCCCGCTCGCCGACCTGCTGGCGGGCGTCCTGGCGGCCGGGAGCGTGACCGTGTGCACCCAGTGCGCGGCCCGGCGCGGCCTCACCGAGGACGACCTCCTGGAGGGGGCCCGCATCGCCGGGGCCGCCGCCTTCGTGGAGGAGATCACCGCAGACGGCGCCAGGCCCCTGGTCTACTGA
- a CDS encoding phosphoglyceromutase produces MGTLVLLRHGESVWNAKGLFTGWVDVDLSAAGEAEARRGGELLKEAGLTPDVLHTSLLKRAIRTANLALETADLHWLPVRRSWRLNERHYGALQGKDKAQTREEYGDEQFMIWRRSYDTPPPPIADDDPYSQAGDARYADLPPELLPRTECLKDVLDRALPYWYDQIVPDLAAGGTVLVTAHGNSLRALVKHLDGIDDATIAGLNIPTGIPLVYDLDDEFKPKVPGGTYLDPEAAKAAIEAVANQGKK; encoded by the coding sequence ATGGGAACTCTGGTACTGCTCCGACACGGTGAGAGTGTCTGGAACGCGAAGGGCCTGTTCACCGGTTGGGTGGACGTGGACCTGTCGGCCGCCGGCGAGGCCGAGGCGCGCCGCGGCGGCGAGCTGCTCAAGGAGGCCGGCCTGACGCCGGACGTCCTGCACACCTCGCTGCTCAAGCGGGCCATCCGCACGGCGAACCTCGCGCTGGAGACCGCCGACCTGCACTGGCTCCCGGTGCGGCGCAGCTGGCGGCTCAACGAGCGCCACTACGGCGCCCTCCAGGGCAAGGACAAGGCGCAGACGCGCGAGGAGTACGGCGACGAGCAGTTCATGATCTGGCGCCGCTCGTACGACACCCCGCCGCCGCCGATCGCCGACGACGACCCGTACTCGCAGGCCGGGGACGCCCGGTACGCGGACCTGCCGCCGGAGCTGCTGCCGCGCACCGAGTGCCTCAAGGACGTGCTCGACCGGGCGCTGCCGTACTGGTACGACCAGATCGTGCCGGACCTGGCCGCCGGCGGGACCGTGCTGGTGACGGCGCACGGCAACTCGCTGCGCGCGCTGGTCAAGCACCTGGACGGGATCGACGACGCCACGATCGCCGGGCTCAACATCCCGACGGGCATCCCGCTGGTGTACGACCTGGACGACGAGTTCAAGCCGAAGGTCCCCGGCGGCACCTACCTCGACCCGGAGGCCGCGAAGGCCGCCATCGAGGCGGTCGCCAACCAGGGCAAGAAGTAG
- a CDS encoding YbjN domain-containing protein — translation MGERTARTAAIEAIALAVAEAGLEVERPREGSFLVTLPGKARLKTLVWLEAGPHSLTLTSFFCRQPDENHAGFYLWLMRKNSDMYGMAFAADEVGDVYIRGRLPLEGVTPDEVDRLLGCVLTYSDENFNGALERGFASAIRKEWRWRAERGHDMRNLRAFAHLAPEDHAGGAG, via the coding sequence GTGGGAGAACGAACGGCGCGCACGGCGGCGATCGAGGCGATCGCCCTCGCGGTGGCGGAGGCCGGCCTGGAGGTGGAGCGCCCCCGCGAGGGGTCGTTCCTGGTGACCCTGCCGGGTAAGGCCAGGCTCAAGACCCTGGTGTGGCTGGAGGCCGGACCGCACAGCCTCACCCTCACCTCGTTCTTCTGCCGCCAGCCGGACGAGAACCACGCCGGGTTCTACCTGTGGCTCATGCGCAAGAACTCCGACATGTACGGGATGGCGTTCGCAGCCGACGAGGTCGGCGACGTGTACATCCGCGGGCGGCTGCCGCTGGAGGGGGTCACCCCCGACGAGGTGGACCGGCTGCTGGGCTGCGTGCTCACCTACTCCGACGAGAACTTCAACGGCGCGCTGGAGCGGGGGTTCGCGTCCGCGATCCGCAAGGAGTGGCGCTGGCGCGCGGAACGCGGCCACGACATGCGCAACCTGCGCGCGTTCGCCCACCTCGCCCCCGAGGACCACGCGGGCGGCGCGGGCTGA
- the mshA gene encoding D-inositol-3-phosphate glycosyltransferase gives MSGIVPVGGSAALPSRVATVSLHTSPLDQPGTGDAGGLNVYVVEVARRLAERGVAVDVFTRATSPELPPVVELAPGVSVRHLAAGPYGHLDKNTLAEYLCPFIFGMLRTEADDEPGRYDLVHGHYWLSGKAGVAAARRWNVPLVQSMHTMARVKNAALAEGDLPEPEARVHGEDQLVHQADRLIANTYDEARQLKDHYGARDPQISVIPPGVDLDVFTPGPRRAALERIGLAPDTELLLFVGRVQRLKAPDVLVRAAAHLIERDPSLRSRLVVGVVGGLSGGGMREPRMLADLARSLGVADVIRMEPPQSRERLADYYRAATATVVPSHSESFGLVAVESQACGTPVVAARVGGLTTAVGDRSGILVDGHDPADYAAVLHRLIAEPARRDRLAEAAPAHAATLGWDRTVDDLLDVYRASITPYTAPAGLSLAAAR, from the coding sequence GTGTCAGGAATCGTTCCCGTGGGAGGATCTGCGGCGCTTCCGTCCCGGGTGGCGACGGTCAGCCTGCACACCTCTCCGCTGGACCAGCCGGGTACCGGCGACGCCGGCGGCCTCAACGTCTACGTGGTCGAGGTGGCCCGGCGGCTGGCCGAGCGCGGCGTCGCCGTCGACGTGTTCACCCGCGCGACCTCCCCCGAGCTGCCCCCGGTGGTCGAGCTGGCCCCCGGCGTGTCCGTGCGCCACCTGGCCGCCGGACCCTACGGCCACCTCGACAAGAACACCCTCGCCGAGTACCTGTGCCCGTTCATCTTCGGAATGCTGCGCACGGAGGCCGACGACGAGCCCGGCCGCTACGACCTCGTACACGGCCACTACTGGCTGTCGGGGAAGGCCGGCGTGGCCGCGGCCCGCCGCTGGAACGTGCCGCTGGTGCAGTCCATGCACACCATGGCGCGCGTCAAGAACGCCGCCCTGGCCGAGGGCGACCTGCCCGAGCCGGAGGCCCGGGTGCACGGCGAGGACCAGCTGGTGCACCAGGCCGACCGGCTCATCGCCAACACCTACGACGAGGCCCGCCAGCTCAAGGACCACTATGGGGCCCGGGACCCCCAGATCAGCGTGATCCCCCCGGGCGTGGACCTGGACGTGTTCACCCCGGGACCGCGCCGCGCCGCCCTGGAGCGGATCGGGCTGGCCCCGGACACCGAGCTGCTGCTGTTCGTGGGCCGGGTACAGCGCCTCAAGGCCCCGGACGTGCTCGTCCGCGCCGCCGCCCACCTGATCGAACGCGACCCGTCGCTGCGCTCGCGCCTGGTCGTGGGCGTGGTCGGCGGGCTGTCCGGCGGCGGCATGCGCGAACCCCGGATGCTGGCCGACCTGGCGCGGTCCCTGGGCGTCGCCGACGTGATCCGCATGGAGCCGCCGCAGTCGCGCGAGCGCCTGGCCGACTACTACCGGGCCGCCACGGCGACGGTCGTGCCCTCGCACTCGGAGTCGTTCGGGCTGGTGGCGGTGGAGTCGCAGGCCTGCGGCACCCCCGTGGTGGCCGCCCGGGTCGGCGGGCTGACCACGGCCGTCGGCGACCGGTCGGGGATCCTGGTGGACGGGCACGACCCGGCCGACTACGCGGCGGTGCTGCACCGGTTGATCGCCGAGCCCGCCCGGCGTGACAGGCTGGCGGAGGCGGCCCCGGCGCACGCCGCCACCCTGGGCTGGGACCGGACGGTGGACGACCTGCTCGACGTGTACCGCGCGAGCATCACCCCGTACACGGCGCCCGCGGGGCTGTCGCTGGCCGCCGCGCGCTGA
- a CDS encoding esterase, which produces MFSTFSQRAFVLVSSGLVAAAAAALAALPPEGLVERVGAHLGPDPALAGSALLPPREGGLPAPLPRPGQVSACVQSAPAEVVTIPDETAPAGERELWIRRPVGPDSADLPVLYLLHGAGTDHRGAVDGDARAALDREMCRTGVEFVVAVPERTDGAPTVLTRAAVRAVEGAHERPRTLRAVGGADDAAPAAAASRQVSQAVLWNPAGGEVAEPVATRLLLVGGGTGPLADSLAERGMTVATHTPDADHSGRRAADPWGTALPGTVDFLVSGWTTTP; this is translated from the coding sequence GTGTTCTCCACGTTCTCCCAGCGCGCCTTCGTACTCGTCTCCTCCGGCCTGGTCGCCGCGGCCGCCGCCGCGCTCGCCGCCCTGCCGCCCGAAGGACTCGTGGAACGGGTCGGCGCCCACCTGGGCCCCGACCCCGCCCTGGCGGGCAGCGCCCTGCTGCCGCCGCGGGAGGGCGGCCTGCCCGCCCCGCTCCCCCGGCCCGGCCAGGTCTCCGCCTGCGTCCAGTCCGCGCCGGCGGAGGTCGTCACGATCCCCGACGAGACCGCGCCCGCGGGCGAACGGGAGCTGTGGATACGCAGACCGGTCGGCCCCGACAGCGCCGACCTGCCCGTGCTCTACCTGCTGCACGGGGCGGGCACCGACCACCGCGGCGCGGTGGACGGCGACGCCCGGGCCGCGCTGGACCGCGAGATGTGCCGCACCGGGGTGGAGTTCGTGGTCGCCGTGCCCGAGCGCACCGACGGGGCGCCCACCGTCCTCACCCGTGCCGCGGTACGCGCGGTCGAGGGCGCGCACGAGCGCCCGCGCACCCTGCGCGCGGTCGGCGGCGCCGACGACGCGGCGCCGGCCGCGGCCGCCTCCCGCCAGGTCTCCCAGGCGGTGCTGTGGAACCCCGCCGGCGGCGAGGTCGCCGAGCCCGTGGCCACCCGCCTCCTACTGGTCGGCGGGGGCACCGGCCCCCTGGCCGACTCCCTGGCCGAGCGGGGTATGACGGTCGCCACCCACACCCCGGACGCGGATCACTCCGGGCGCCGCGCCGCCGACCCGTGGGGGACCGCACTGCCCGGAACCGTCGACTTCCTCGTGTCGGGCTGGACCACTACACCCTAG
- a CDS encoding YbgA family protein, producing MDTVTPEAEKAGVRPRIGASSCLLGVPVRYNGGHSRYRFLTDELDRYVEWTEVCPEAEIGLGTPRPTLHLQRRDGGDRVISSGDGSDRTDELAGIADARLEELRGLDGYVLKNKSPSCGLLGLPVFNEDKQRVDGKGRGAFAARLTELLPDLPVEEQGRLSDPALREAFVERVFAHARLRTLWESGWRPRDLVAFQTRHKLQLMAHSPEGYRETGRIAAGAGSADPEATRRDYTEAFNRALSVRVSRGRHANALQHAFGMISAGLDDARRHDLLAAIEDYREERAPLSLPVALLRHHGEADGPEWLRVQTYLRPYPEDLRLRHALTV from the coding sequence ATGGACACTGTCACTCCCGAAGCGGAGAAGGCCGGGGTCAGGCCCCGGATCGGGGCGTCGAGCTGCCTGCTGGGCGTTCCCGTCCGGTACAACGGCGGCCACTCGCGGTACCGCTTCCTCACCGATGAACTCGACCGTTACGTGGAGTGGACCGAGGTGTGCCCGGAGGCCGAGATCGGCCTGGGCACCCCGCGGCCCACCCTGCACCTCCAGCGCCGCGACGGCGGGGACCGGGTGATCTCCAGCGGAGACGGCTCGGACCGCACCGACGAGCTGGCGGGCATCGCCGACGCGCGGCTGGAGGAGCTGCGCGGCCTGGACGGATACGTCCTCAAGAACAAGTCGCCCAGCTGCGGACTGCTGGGCCTTCCGGTGTTCAACGAGGACAAGCAGCGGGTGGACGGCAAGGGGCGGGGGGCCTTTGCGGCCCGGCTCACCGAGCTGCTGCCCGACCTGCCGGTGGAGGAGCAGGGGCGGCTCTCGGATCCGGCTCTGCGCGAGGCGTTCGTGGAGAGGGTCTTCGCGCACGCCCGGCTGCGCACGCTGTGGGAGTCCGGCTGGCGGCCCCGCGACCTGGTGGCCTTCCAGACGCGGCACAAGCTCCAGCTGATGGCCCACTCCCCCGAGGGGTACCGGGAGACGGGGCGGATCGCGGCCGGGGCCGGGAGCGCCGACCCGGAGGCGACGCGGCGCGACTACACGGAGGCGTTCAACCGGGCGCTCTCGGTGCGGGTGAGCCGCGGCAGGCACGCCAACGCGCTCCAGCACGCGTTCGGGATGATCAGCGCCGGCCTGGACGACGCGCGCAGGCACGACCTGCTCGCGGCGATCGAGGACTACCGGGAGGAACGGGCCCCGCTCAGCCTACCGGTGGCGCTGCTGCGCCACCACGGCGAGGCGGACGGGCCGGAGTGGCTGCGCGTGCAGACCTACCTGCGCCCCTACCCGGAGGACCTGCGGCTGCGGCACGCGCTGACGGTGTGA
- a CDS encoding cryptochrome/photolyase family protein, which produces MEHAVVLFTQDLRLHDHPALTAALRDGRRVLPVFVLDPVLLGRSARNRVRALPGILRGLRGDLRARGGDLVVRRGDTAAEVAALAAEAGARSVHLTEGVSRAAVRREERLRAVGLRVVSHPGLTVVPPGDVTPAGGDHYKVFTPYLRAWEAHPWRAVLPAPGAVPVPGGVDPGEIPARLDEGRGQAAERPITLGEEAARRRLRAWLDGGLAHYAQRHDDLPAGATSHLSADLRMGCLSALEAATLARDEPGGAEFVRQLAWRDFHHQVTAAFPDIAVRDYRPRGTRWRDDPAALEAWKEGRTGVPIVDAGMRQLLSEGFMHNRTRMITAAFLTRTLGIDWRAGAGHFADHLLDGDVANNHGNWQWVAGTGNDTRPNRAFNPLRQARRFDPEGVYVRRYVPELAGLPGRAAHTPWDSLPPGADYPPPIASPGT; this is translated from the coding sequence ATGGAACACGCCGTCGTCCTGTTCACGCAGGACCTGCGCCTCCACGACCACCCCGCCCTGACCGCCGCCCTGCGCGACGGCCGGCGCGTGCTCCCGGTGTTCGTGCTCGACCCCGTGCTCCTGGGCCGCTCGGCCCGCAACCGGGTCCGTGCCCTGCCCGGCATCCTCCGCGGGCTGCGCGGGGACCTGCGCGCCCGCGGCGGCGACCTGGTCGTGCGGCGCGGCGACACCGCCGCGGAGGTCGCGGCCCTGGCGGCGGAGGCGGGGGCCCGGAGCGTCCACCTCACCGAGGGTGTCTCCCGGGCCGCTGTCCGGCGCGAGGAGCGGCTGCGCGCCGTCGGGCTGCGCGTGGTCTCCCACCCGGGCCTGACCGTGGTACCGCCCGGGGACGTCACCCCGGCCGGAGGCGACCACTACAAGGTGTTCACGCCCTACCTGCGCGCCTGGGAGGCCCACCCCTGGCGGGCGGTCCTCCCGGCCCCGGGGGCCGTACCGGTCCCCGGCGGGGTGGACCCCGGAGAGATCCCCGCCCGACTGGACGAGGGGCGCGGACAGGCCGCCGAACGGCCGATCACCCTGGGGGAGGAGGCCGCCCGGCGGCGGCTGCGCGCCTGGCTCGACGGCGGCCTGGCGCACTACGCGCAACGGCACGACGACCTGCCCGCCGGGGCGACCTCGCACCTGTCCGCCGACCTGCGCATGGGCTGCCTCTCGGCGCTGGAGGCGGCGACGCTCGCCCGGGACGAGCCGGGCGGCGCCGAGTTCGTCCGCCAGCTCGCCTGGCGCGACTTCCACCACCAGGTCACCGCGGCCTTCCCCGACATCGCCGTGCGCGACTACCGGCCCCGCGGCACCCGGTGGCGCGACGACCCCGCGGCGCTCGAGGCGTGGAAGGAGGGCCGCACCGGGGTGCCCATCGTGGACGCGGGGATGCGCCAGCTGCTGAGCGAGGGGTTCATGCACAACCGCACCCGCATGATCACCGCCGCGTTCCTCACCCGCACCCTGGGGATCGACTGGCGGGCCGGGGCCGGGCACTTCGCCGACCACCTGCTGGACGGGGACGTCGCGAACAACCACGGCAACTGGCAGTGGGTGGCCGGGACCGGCAACGACACCCGGCCCAACCGGGCGTTCAACCCCCTGCGCCAGGCGCGGCGGTTCGACCCGGAGGGCGTGTACGTGCGCCGGTACGTGCCCGAACTGGCCGGCCTGCCCGGCCGCGCCGCGCACACCCCGTGGGACTCGCTCCCCCCGGGCGCCGACTACCCGCCGCCCATCGCCTCCCCGGGGACCTGA
- a CDS encoding VOC family protein, with protein sequence MAHDWQLTVDCAEPHRMAAFWSAALGYEVEDHQDLIERLAADGVIELEEHTTLVGGRRAWVTAAAVRDRPSGRRLLFQQVPEPKTVKNRWHIDVNAGPERLDAEVERLVGLGATVVRTVREPGTHHVVMLDVEGNEFCVQ encoded by the coding sequence ATGGCACACGACTGGCAGCTCACCGTTGACTGCGCCGAACCGCACCGGATGGCCGCCTTCTGGTCGGCGGCGCTGGGCTACGAGGTGGAGGACCACCAGGACCTCATCGAGCGGCTGGCCGCCGACGGGGTCATCGAACTGGAGGAGCACACCACCCTGGTCGGCGGCCGGCGGGCGTGGGTCACCGCGGCCGCCGTGCGCGACCGGCCCAGCGGCCGCCGCCTGCTGTTCCAGCAGGTGCCCGAGCCCAAGACCGTCAAGAACCGCTGGCACATCGACGTCAACGCGGGCCCCGAGCGGCTCGACGCCGAGGTCGAGCGCCTGGTGGGGCTGGGCGCGACGGTGGTGCGCACGGTCCGGGAGCCGGGGACGCACCACGTGGTGATGCTGGACGTCGAGGGCAACGAGTTCTGCGTCCAGTGA
- a CDS encoding O-acetyl-ADP-ribose deacetylase, producing MGTQERSRITVVGGDITEQRVDAIVNAANSSLLGGGGVDGAVHRKGGKAILEECRALRASRYGGGLPVGRAVATTAGLLPARWVIHTVGPVYSATEDRSALLASCYTESLRVAAELGAESVAFPAISTGVYRWPMRDAARITAEALHTAPVRVPLIRVVLFDDAALAAFRDAFDPS from the coding sequence ATGGGCACCCAGGAGCGCAGCCGGATCACCGTCGTCGGGGGCGACATCACCGAGCAGCGGGTGGACGCGATCGTCAACGCCGCCAACAGCTCCCTGCTGGGCGGCGGCGGGGTGGACGGTGCCGTCCACCGCAAGGGCGGCAAGGCGATCCTGGAGGAGTGCCGGGCGCTGCGGGCCTCCCGGTACGGCGGCGGCCTGCCCGTCGGGCGGGCGGTGGCGACCACCGCCGGACTGCTGCCCGCCCGCTGGGTGATCCACACCGTCGGCCCGGTGTACAGCGCCACCGAGGACCGCTCCGCCCTGCTGGCCTCGTGCTACACCGAGTCCCTGCGTGTGGCCGCCGAGCTGGGCGCCGAATCGGTGGCCTTCCCGGCGATCTCCACCGGGGTGTACCGGTGGCCGATGCGGGACGCCGCCCGGATCACCGCCGAGGCCCTGCACACCGCTCCGGTGCGGGTGCCGCTGATCCGGGTCGTGCTGTTCGACGACGCGGCGCTCGCGGCCTTCCGGGACGCCTTCGACCCCTCCTGA
- a CDS encoding BlaI/MecI/CopY family transcriptional regulator: MNRLGELERAVMDVLWARDEPMTVREVGRELAERDLAHTTVMTVLDRLAKKKVVSRAREGRAWRYRPAASREAYVSELMFDALGQTGDRDAALAAFVQSMDGKEADALRRALAEIDQPRN, encoded by the coding sequence ATGAATCGGCTCGGCGAACTTGAACGTGCAGTGATGGATGTACTGTGGGCACGAGATGAACCAATGACGGTTCGTGAGGTCGGTCGAGAGCTCGCCGAACGGGATCTCGCTCACACGACCGTCATGACCGTGCTCGACCGACTGGCCAAGAAGAAGGTCGTCTCCCGGGCACGCGAAGGTCGCGCGTGGCGGTACCGCCCGGCAGCCAGCCGGGAGGCCTACGTGTCCGAGCTGATGTTCGACGCTCTCGGGCAGACCGGTGATCGTGACGCGGCCCTGGCCGCCTTCGTCCAGTCGATGGACGGCAAGGAGGCGGACGCGCTCCGGCGCGCACTCGCGGAAATCGATCAGCCAAGGAACTAG